Proteins from one Candidatus Methylomirabilota bacterium genomic window:
- the ftsH gene encoding ATP-dependent zinc metalloprotease FtsH — MNPFYKNLALWMVIGLIVIVLFNLFQAKESPRDEIVFSDFLKKVETGEVREVTLRGNSVSGKLANGESFRTMTADYPDLVKALKDRGVRIIVKPIDGNPSYFAIFLQWVPMLLFIGVWIFFMRQMQGGGAKALSFGKARARLISEKQNKVTFQDVAGVDEAKEELREIIEFLKDPPRFQKLGGKIPKGVLLVGPPGTGKTLLAKAIAGEANVPFFSISGSDFVEMFVGVGASRVRDLFEQGKKHAPCIIFMDEIDAVGRHRGAGLGGGHDEREQTLNQLLVEMDGFETNEGVILIAATNRPDVLDPALLRPGRFDRQVVVARPDVKGREEILKVHSRRIPLAPKVELTVLARGTSGFSGADLANLVNEAALLAARQDKKVVEMIDFENAKDKVLMGVERRSMIIPESEKRTTAYHEGGHALVAYLLPGADPLHKVTIIPRGRALGLTMQLPTDDRYSYSREYLINQITILLGGRAAEELVFQQQTTGAGNDLEKATEMARKMVCEWGMSDKMGPLTFGKGEEHIFLGREVSRPKDYSEDTAVLIDSEIKRIVTDCATRARQLLETNLEKLHALARALLERETLDGEEINRILITRPFQEAPAPA, encoded by the coding sequence ATGAATCCCTTCTACAAGAACCTTGCCCTCTGGATGGTGATCGGCCTCATCGTCATCGTCCTCTTCAACCTGTTCCAGGCCAAGGAGTCACCGCGAGACGAGATCGTCTTCTCGGACTTCCTCAAGAAGGTCGAGACAGGCGAGGTGCGCGAGGTGACGCTGAGGGGCAATTCGGTGAGCGGGAAGCTCGCCAACGGCGAGTCCTTTCGAACGATGACCGCAGATTATCCGGACCTCGTCAAGGCGCTGAAGGATCGTGGCGTGCGCATCATCGTGAAGCCGATAGACGGCAACCCCTCCTACTTCGCGATCTTCCTGCAATGGGTGCCGATGCTCCTCTTCATCGGGGTCTGGATCTTCTTCATGCGCCAGATGCAGGGCGGGGGCGCCAAGGCCCTGTCCTTCGGCAAGGCGCGCGCGCGGCTCATCTCCGAGAAGCAGAACAAGGTCACGTTCCAGGACGTGGCCGGGGTGGATGAGGCCAAGGAAGAGCTGCGCGAGATCATCGAGTTCCTCAAGGACCCGCCCCGCTTCCAGAAGCTCGGCGGCAAGATCCCCAAGGGCGTGCTCCTCGTGGGTCCTCCCGGCACCGGCAAGACCCTCCTCGCCAAGGCCATCGCGGGCGAGGCCAATGTGCCCTTCTTCTCGATCTCCGGCTCCGACTTCGTGGAGATGTTCGTGGGCGTGGGCGCCTCGCGTGTGCGCGACCTGTTCGAGCAGGGCAAGAAGCACGCCCCCTGCATCATCTTCATGGACGAGATCGACGCGGTCGGCCGGCATCGCGGCGCGGGCCTGGGCGGCGGCCACGACGAGCGCGAGCAGACGCTCAATCAGCTCCTCGTCGAGATGGACGGCTTCGAGACCAACGAGGGCGTGATCCTCATCGCCGCCACCAACCGGCCCGACGTGCTCGATCCCGCGCTGCTGCGGCCGGGACGCTTCGACCGGCAGGTCGTGGTGGCCCGTCCCGACGTGAAGGGCCGCGAGGAGATCCTCAAGGTGCACTCGCGCCGGATCCCGCTCGCGCCGAAGGTCGAGCTCACCGTGCTGGCCCGCGGCACCTCCGGCTTCTCGGGCGCGGACCTCGCCAACCTCGTCAACGAGGCGGCGCTGCTCGCGGCGCGGCAGGACAAGAAGGTCGTGGAGATGATCGACTTCGAGAACGCCAAGGACAAGGTGCTGATGGGCGTCGAGCGCCGCTCCATGATCATCCCCGAGTCTGAGAAGCGCACCACCGCCTATCACGAGGGCGGGCACGCGCTGGTGGCGTATCTGCTTCCCGGCGCCGATCCGCTGCACAAGGTCACGATCATCCCGCGCGGGCGGGCCCTCGGCCTCACCATGCAGCTGCCCACCGACGACCGCTACAGCTACTCGCGCGAGTACCTGATCAACCAGATCACGATCCTCCTGGGTGGCCGCGCCGCCGAGGAGCTGGTGTTCCAGCAGCAGACCACCGGCGCCGGCAACGACCTCGAGAAGGCCACCGAGATGGCGCGCAAGATGGTCTGCGAGTGGGGCATGTCGGACAAGATGGGCCCGCTCACCTTCGGCAAGGGGGAAGAGCACATTTTCCTTGGACGAGAAGTCTCGCGTCCCAAGGACTACAGCGAGGACACCGCGGTCCTGATCGACTCCGAGATCAAGCGCATCGTCACCGACTGCGCCACCCGCGCCCGGCAGCTCCTCGAGACCAACCTGGAGAAGCTCCATGCCCTCGCCCGCGCCCTCCTCGAGCGCGAGACCCTCGACGGCGAGGAGATCAACCGTATTCTCATCACGCGACCCTTCCAGGAGGCGCCGGCCCCGGCCTAG
- the folP gene encoding dihydropteroate synthase, protein MNRASLAGLMLGDGRDVAVMGALNLSPDSFYAGSVMTSRDALLAAADSMVSQGAAILDVGAMSTAPYLAGEIEPAQEADRLGDALQLLVGKLGVPVSADTSRAEPARAALQAGARIINDVRGLSADPGLARAVAEAGVGLIVMASERGGHEGMAPIDTVTELLAESLTLAAQAGIPAEHIVVDPGIGFFRRRGMPWYEWDCRILGDLGALRALGRPLCVGVSRKSFIGALDLRAIEPADRLPGSLAATAAAVLGGAHLIRTHDVAATVQAVRVAQAIGRTGGCA, encoded by the coding sequence ATGAATCGCGCGTCCCTGGCGGGGCTGATGCTGGGGGACGGGCGCGACGTGGCGGTGATGGGCGCCCTCAATCTGAGCCCTGACTCGTTCTACGCGGGCTCGGTCATGACCTCCCGGGACGCCCTGCTCGCCGCCGCCGACTCGATGGTCAGCCAGGGCGCGGCCATCCTCGACGTCGGCGCCATGTCGACCGCGCCCTATCTCGCTGGCGAGATCGAGCCGGCGCAGGAGGCCGACCGCCTGGGCGACGCCCTGCAGCTCCTCGTGGGCAAGCTCGGCGTGCCCGTGTCCGCGGACACGAGCCGGGCCGAGCCGGCGCGCGCGGCGCTCCAGGCGGGCGCCCGGATCATCAACGACGTGCGCGGCCTCAGCGCCGACCCGGGCTTAGCGCGGGCAGTGGCGGAGGCGGGGGTTGGGCTCATCGTGATGGCCTCGGAGCGCGGGGGCCACGAGGGCATGGCCCCGATCGACACGGTGACCGAGCTTCTGGCGGAAAGCCTCACCCTGGCCGCGCAGGCCGGCATACCCGCCGAGCACATCGTCGTCGATCCCGGCATCGGCTTCTTCCGTCGCCGGGGCATGCCCTGGTACGAGTGGGACTGCCGCATCCTCGGCGACCTCGGCGCGCTGCGCGCGCTGGGCCGGCCCCTCTGCGTGGGGGTCTCCCGCAAGTCCTTCATCGGCGCCCTCGACCTGCGCGCAATCGAGCCGGCGGACCGGCTGCCCGGCTCGCTCGCCGCCACCGCCGCCGCCGTGCTCGGCGGTGCGCACCTGATCCGCACTCACGACGTGGCCGCCACCGTCCAGGCGGTGCGGGTCGCCCAGGCCATCGGCCGCACGGGTGGCTGCGCATGA
- a CDS encoding CdaR family protein produces the protein MRRLLRHWELKLAALVLSFALWVFVMTSEKAEVVMAAPVELDAIPQGLEVVGDRPDSVDVQLHGLRAVLARVGPEQVRAHVSLAGARAGEVVVRLVPDQISAPTGVTVLRVSPSRVRVVLERRRAEVRP, from the coding sequence GTGAGGCGCCTCCTCCGGCACTGGGAGCTCAAGCTGGCGGCGCTGGTCCTCTCCTTCGCGCTTTGGGTCTTCGTCATGACGTCCGAGAAGGCCGAGGTGGTCATGGCGGCTCCCGTGGAGCTCGACGCCATCCCGCAGGGCCTGGAGGTCGTGGGCGACCGGCCGGACAGCGTGGACGTGCAGCTCCATGGTCTCCGCGCCGTCCTCGCCCGCGTGGGTCCCGAACAGGTGCGGGCGCACGTGAGCCTGGCCGGGGCGCGGGCGGGCGAGGTGGTGGTCCGCCTCGTGCCCGACCAGATCTCCGCGCCCACCGGGGTGACAGTGCTGCGCGTGAGCCCCTCCCGCGTGCGCGTGGTGCTCGAGAGGCGGCGCGCGGAGGTCCGTCCATGA
- the glmM gene encoding phosphoglucosamine mutase, whose amino-acid sequence MSRLFGTDGIRGLANAEPLTTELAFRLGRQLTATLIEHHRVLKVRLVVGRDTRQSGPMLEGALVAGAMSAGADVFAVGVLPTPGIAYLTRYLEAHGGVVISASHNPYEDNGIKIFSSEGAKFPDAWEDEIESRLRGPDHAPKPTRADVGRLIPYRHEAEADYAAHAEGTFPFDLRGLHLVLDCAHGATYRVAPRVFESLGAKVTVLGAEPDGQNINRGVGALHPESLQARVRGLGADLGVAFDGDGDRLICVDETGAARDGDFVLAICGRHLAAQGRLTERVVVSTVMANLGLEHSLRESGIRVVKTQVGDRYVLEEMVRIGAVLGGEQSGHLLFLDHATTGDGIVSALQVLAVMRETGQPLSALARCLTKFPQVLVNVPVRAKPPLDSIEGLHPRMQRLEGEMNGAGRILLRYSGTELLARVMVEGQEQTQIESIAQELAGIIHRAIGP is encoded by the coding sequence ATGAGTCGCCTTTTCGGCACCGACGGAATCCGCGGGCTCGCCAACGCCGAGCCCCTCACCACCGAGCTGGCCTTTCGCCTGGGTCGCCAGCTCACCGCGACCCTGATCGAGCACCACCGCGTGTTGAAGGTGCGCCTGGTCGTGGGGCGGGACACGCGGCAATCCGGGCCCATGCTGGAGGGCGCGCTGGTGGCGGGCGCGATGTCGGCGGGCGCGGACGTGTTCGCGGTGGGCGTGCTGCCGACCCCGGGCATTGCGTATCTCACGCGCTATCTCGAGGCGCACGGCGGCGTCGTGATCTCGGCCTCCCACAATCCGTACGAGGACAACGGGATCAAGATCTTCTCCTCGGAAGGCGCGAAGTTCCCCGACGCGTGGGAAGACGAGATCGAGAGCCGCCTGCGCGGGCCCGACCACGCCCCCAAGCCCACGCGCGCCGACGTGGGGCGGCTCATTCCGTACCGGCACGAAGCGGAGGCGGACTACGCCGCGCACGCCGAAGGCACCTTCCCGTTCGACCTCCGCGGCCTCCACCTGGTGCTCGACTGCGCGCACGGCGCGACCTACCGGGTGGCGCCGCGCGTCTTCGAGTCGCTCGGCGCCAAGGTGACGGTGCTGGGGGCGGAACCCGACGGGCAGAACATCAACCGTGGGGTGGGGGCGCTGCACCCGGAGAGCCTGCAGGCCCGCGTCCGCGGATTGGGCGCCGACCTCGGCGTGGCCTTCGACGGCGACGGCGACCGGCTCATCTGCGTGGACGAGACGGGCGCGGCGCGCGACGGGGACTTCGTGTTGGCGATCTGCGGCCGGCACCTGGCCGCGCAGGGGCGTCTGACCGAGCGGGTCGTCGTGAGCACGGTCATGGCCAACCTGGGGCTCGAGCACTCGCTGCGCGAATCGGGCATCCGCGTGGTCAAGACCCAGGTGGGCGACCGCTACGTCCTGGAGGAGATGGTGCGCATCGGCGCGGTGCTGGGCGGCGAGCAGTCCGGCCACCTGCTCTTCCTCGACCACGCGACCACCGGAGACGGCATCGTCTCCGCGCTCCAGGTGCTCGCCGTGATGCGGGAGACCGGTCAGCCGCTGTCCGCGCTGGCCCGCTGCCTCACGAAGTTCCCCCAGGTGCTCGTCAACGTGCCCGTGCGCGCCAAGCCGCCGCTCGATTCCATCGAGGGACTGCATCCGCGCATGCAGAGGCTCGAGGGCGAGATGAACGGCGCCGGTCGCATCCTGCTGCGCTACTCGGGCACCGAGCTCTTGGCGCGCGTCATGGTCGAGGGGCAGGAGCAGACCCAGATCGAGAGCATCGCCCAGGAGCTCGCCGGCATCATCCACCGCGCCATCGGCCCGTGA
- the acpS gene encoding holo-ACP synthase, translated as MSAPAGESIRGIGVDLAKIDRFRRIVARWDERFIRRVFTDGEIAYCQRHRDPVPHFAARFAAKEAALKALGTGLSMGVSWRELEVRRERGQAPTMALSGRSAAIAQSRGATRVLVSLTHDGDYAFAQVMLVGEGPAPGRGGPAPAPRAAGA; from the coding sequence GTGAGCGCGCCCGCGGGGGAGTCGATCCGCGGCATCGGCGTGGACCTGGCGAAGATCGACCGGTTTCGTCGCATCGTGGCGCGGTGGGACGAGCGCTTCATCCGCCGCGTGTTCACCGACGGCGAGATCGCCTACTGCCAGCGGCATCGCGATCCCGTGCCGCACTTCGCCGCACGCTTCGCCGCCAAGGAAGCGGCGCTGAAGGCGCTCGGCACCGGGCTTTCCATGGGCGTGAGCTGGCGGGAGCTCGAGGTGCGGCGCGAGCGAGGGCAGGCCCCGACCATGGCGCTCTCCGGCCGTTCGGCCGCCATCGCGCAATCGCGCGGAGCCACCCGCGTCCTCGTCTCGCTGACCCACGACGGCGACTACGCGTTCGCCCAGGTGATGCTGGTCGGCGAGGGCCCCGCGCCGGGTCGCGGCGGTCCCGCACCTGCGCCGCGCGCCGCCGGAGCCTGA
- the cdaA gene encoding diadenylate cyclase CdaA: MSAVLAVIQSFRLRDAVDIILVAVVIYRVLVMFRGTRAVQMLAGLGGLMIASFLARRLDLFSTSWILENFWSVWVLALVVLFQPEFRRALAQIGQSPLLQALLGARGEQQGHVIDDVVKAAESLAAKRMGALIVLERSTGLRNYAELGVPLDALVSSDLLVSLFLPYSPLHDGAVFIRDNRVAAAGCFLPLSRNTQLGRALGTRHRAAVGLSEETDAVVLVVSEESGRISLAVGGHMESPLDREALRQRLGDLFALAGAPTPRRTGFRLPAWEWLRK, translated from the coding sequence ATGAGCGCCGTGCTGGCCGTCATCCAGTCGTTCCGGCTGCGCGACGCGGTGGACATCATCCTCGTGGCGGTGGTGATCTACCGCGTGCTCGTGATGTTCCGCGGCACCCGCGCCGTGCAAATGCTGGCGGGGCTGGGGGGCCTCATGATCGCCTCCTTCCTCGCCCGCCGGCTCGACCTCTTCAGCACGAGCTGGATCCTGGAGAACTTCTGGTCGGTGTGGGTGCTCGCCCTCGTGGTGCTGTTCCAGCCCGAGTTCCGCCGGGCCCTGGCGCAGATCGGCCAGAGCCCGCTGCTGCAGGCGCTGCTGGGCGCCCGCGGCGAGCAGCAGGGGCATGTGATCGACGATGTGGTGAAGGCGGCGGAGTCGCTCGCGGCCAAGCGCATGGGGGCGCTCATCGTCCTCGAGCGCTCCACCGGACTCCGCAACTACGCCGAGCTCGGGGTGCCGCTGGACGCGCTCGTTTCCTCCGACCTCCTCGTGAGCCTGTTCCTCCCGTACTCGCCGCTTCACGACGGCGCCGTGTTCATCCGCGACAATCGCGTGGCGGCGGCGGGCTGCTTCCTGCCGCTGTCCCGCAACACGCAGCTGGGTCGCGCGCTCGGGACGCGCCATCGCGCCGCGGTCGGGCTATCCGAGGAAACCGATGCCGTGGTGCTCGTGGTGTCCGAGGAGAGCGGTCGCATCTCGCTCGCCGTGGGCGGCCACATGGAGAGCCCGCTGGACCGCGAAGCGCTGCGGCAGCGGCTCGGCGATCTCTTCGCTCTCGCCGGCGCGCCCACGCCCCGCCGCACCGGTTTCCGCCTCCCCGCGTGGGAGTGGCTGCGCAAGTGA